The following coding sequences lie in one Pseudomonas monsensis genomic window:
- the ihfA gene encoding integration host factor subunit alpha, translated as MGALTKAEMAERLYEELGLNKREAKELVELFFEEIRHALEDNEQVKLSGFGNFDLRDKRQRPGRNPKTGEEIPITARRVVTFRPGQKLKARVEAYAGTKS; from the coding sequence ATGGGGGCTTTGACGAAAGCTGAGATGGCGGAACGTCTGTATGAAGAGCTGGGCCTGAACAAGCGGGAAGCCAAGGAATTGGTCGAACTGTTTTTCGAGGAAATCAGGCACGCTCTTGAAGACAACGAGCAGGTCAAATTGTCCGGTTTCGGCAATTTCGACCTTCGGGACAAACGCCAGCGGCCTGGCCGCAACCCGAAAACGGGGGAAGAAATCCCGATCACGGCTCGCCGTGTGGTCACCTTTCGTCCAGGGCAGAAGTTGAAGGCCCGAGTTGAGGCTTATGCTGGAACCAAGTCATAA
- a CDS encoding MerR family transcriptional regulator, producing the protein MLEPSHNDELPVIPGKRYFTIGEVSELCAVKPHVLRYWEQEFPQLNPVKRRGNRRYYQRQDVLMIRQIRALLYDQGFTIGGARLRLSGDEAKDDTTQYKQMIRQMIAELEDVLVVLKK; encoded by the coding sequence ATGCTGGAACCAAGTCATAACGACGAACTACCCGTCATCCCGGGCAAACGCTACTTCACCATTGGTGAAGTCAGCGAGCTGTGTGCCGTAAAGCCACACGTGCTGCGCTATTGGGAGCAGGAGTTTCCTCAACTCAACCCCGTCAAACGCCGCGGAAACCGCCGGTATTATCAGCGCCAGGACGTGCTGATGATCCGGCAGATCCGCGCGCTCCTTTACGATCAGGGATTCACCATTGGCGGCGCACGCTTGCGTTTGTCCGGTGATGAAGCCAAAGACGACACCACCCAATACAAGCAGATGATTCGGCAGATGATTGCTGAGTTGGAAGACGTGTTGGTGGTCCTCAAGAAATAA
- the pheS gene encoding phenylalanine--tRNA ligase subunit alpha — translation MENLDALVSQALEAVQSAEDINALEQIRVQYLGKKGELTQVMKTLGNLPAEERPQVGALINVAKERVTGVLNARMALFEEAELAAKLSAESIDVTLPGRGQTSGGLHPVTRTLERVEQFFTRIGYGIAEGPEVEDDYHNFEALNIPGHHPARSMHDTFYFNANMLLRTHTSPVQVRTMESKQPPIRIVCPGRVYRSDSDITHSPMFHQVEGLLVDRDINFADLKGTIEEFLRVFFEKELAVRFRPSYFPFTEPSAEVDMECVMCSGKGCRVCKQTGWLEVMGCGMVHPNVLRMSGIDPEEFSGFAFGMGVERLAMLRYGVNDLRLFFDNDLRFLAQFR, via the coding sequence ATGGAAAACCTGGATGCGCTGGTCTCTCAAGCACTAGAGGCTGTGCAAAGCGCTGAAGATATCAATGCCCTGGAGCAAATCCGGGTTCAATACCTTGGCAAAAAGGGCGAATTGACTCAGGTGATGAAGACCCTGGGGAATTTGCCGGCAGAAGAGCGTCCGCAAGTCGGCGCGCTGATCAACGTTGCCAAGGAACGTGTCACAGGCGTTCTCAATGCGCGCATGGCTCTGTTTGAGGAAGCCGAACTGGCGGCCAAACTGTCTGCCGAATCCATTGACGTGACGTTGCCGGGCCGTGGCCAGACCTCCGGTGGCCTGCATCCGGTGACCCGGACTCTGGAGCGTGTCGAACAGTTCTTCACCCGCATCGGCTACGGCATTGCCGAAGGCCCTGAGGTCGAAGACGACTACCACAACTTCGAAGCGCTCAACATCCCAGGCCATCACCCGGCCCGGTCGATGCATGACACCTTCTATTTCAATGCAAACATGTTGCTGCGCACCCATACCTCGCCGGTACAGGTCCGCACCATGGAGTCCAAGCAACCGCCGATCCGCATCGTCTGCCCGGGCCGTGTGTACCGCAGCGACTCCGATATCACCCACTCGCCGATGTTCCACCAGGTCGAAGGCCTGCTGGTTGATCGCGACATCAATTTTGCCGATCTCAAAGGCACCATCGAAGAATTCCTGCGGGTGTTCTTCGAGAAAGAACTGGCCGTACGTTTCCGTCCTTCGTACTTCCCGTTCACCGAACCATCCGCTGAAGTCGATATGGAATGCGTGATGTGCAGCGGCAAAGGCTGCCGCGTCTGCAAGCAGACCGGCTGGCTGGAAGTGATGGGTTGCGGCATGGTTCACCCGAACGTGTTGCGTATGTCCGGCATTGACCCGGAAGAGTTCTCCGGCTTTGCCTTTGGCATGGGCGTCGAGCGTCTGGCCATGCTCCGTTACGGCGTGAACGACTTGCGTCTGTTCTTCGACAACGACTTGCGGTTCCTCGCGCAATTTCGCTAG
- the pheT gene encoding phenylalanine--tRNA ligase subunit beta — translation MKFSEQWLRGWVSPQVNRDELVARLSMAGLEVDSVTPAAGVFSGVVVGEVLSTEQHPDADKLRVCQVSNGAETFQVVCGAPNVRPGLKIPFAMIGAELPGDFKIKKAKLRGVESNGMLCSQAELQVGEGNDGLMELPADAPVGEDFRVYLDLEDASIEVDLTPNRGDCLSLAGLAREVGALYATPVTRPVVAAVAAVHDEVRSVEVLAPAACPRYLGRVIRNVDLSRPTPLWMVERLRRADVRSIDAAVDITNYVMLELGQPLHAFDLAEINGGIRVRMAEEGEKLVLLDGQEVSLRSDTLVIADHTRALAIAGVMGGEHSGVSATTRDVFLESAFFDQIAVAGKARSYGLHTDASHRYERGVDWQLAREAMERATGLLLEITGGEAGPIIETVSEQHLPSIAPITLRAQRITQMLGMEMDSAQVERLLGGLGLGIAADGEGQWRVEVPSHRFDISLEVDLIEELARLYGYNRLPVRYPQARLAPQAKAEARSDLPELRRLLVARGYQEAITYSFIDPKQFELFNPGVEPLLLANPISNDMAAMRSSLWPGLVKALQHNLNRQQDRVRLFESGLRFVGQLEGLKQEPMLSGVVCGSRLPEGWAQGRDTVDFFDVKADVEAVLGFAGALDSFTFAPGKHPALHPGQTARIEREGREVGFIGAIHPELSKALGLDRPVFVFELVLAEVALGKMPKFHELSRFPEVRRDLALIAHKDVASAAVLDVIRENAGEWLTDLRLFDVYQGKGIDPDRKSLAVGLTWQHPSRTLNDDEVNSTTQNILTSLEQRLNATLRK, via the coding sequence ATGAAATTCAGTGAACAATGGCTGCGTGGCTGGGTTAGCCCGCAGGTAAATCGCGACGAGCTGGTTGCCCGTCTGTCGATGGCCGGTCTTGAGGTCGATAGCGTGACTCCGGCCGCCGGTGTATTCAGCGGCGTGGTAGTGGGCGAGGTGCTGAGCACCGAGCAGCACCCTGATGCCGACAAGTTGCGGGTGTGCCAGGTCAGCAATGGCGCGGAAACCTTCCAGGTCGTGTGCGGAGCGCCAAACGTGCGCCCGGGCCTGAAGATTCCGTTCGCCATGATTGGCGCCGAGCTGCCGGGCGACTTCAAGATCAAGAAAGCCAAGCTGCGCGGCGTTGAGTCCAACGGCATGCTCTGCTCGCAAGCCGAGCTGCAAGTCGGTGAAGGCAACGACGGTCTGATGGAGCTGCCGGCCGATGCACCGGTGGGCGAAGACTTCCGTGTGTATCTGGATCTGGAAGATGCCAGCATCGAGGTCGACCTGACCCCGAACCGTGGCGACTGCCTGTCCCTGGCCGGTCTGGCCCGTGAAGTCGGCGCGCTGTACGCGACTCCGGTTACCCGTCCGGTCGTGGCCGCCGTTGCGGCCGTGCACGATGAAGTGCGTTCGGTAGAAGTGCTGGCCCCAGCCGCATGCCCGCGTTACCTGGGGCGCGTTATCCGTAACGTCGATCTGTCCAGGCCGACGCCGCTGTGGATGGTTGAACGCCTGCGCCGCGCCGACGTGCGCAGCATCGATGCGGCTGTCGACATCACCAACTACGTGATGCTGGAGCTGGGTCAGCCCCTGCACGCTTTCGATCTCGCCGAAATCAATGGCGGCATCCGCGTGCGCATGGCGGAAGAGGGTGAGAAGCTGGTGCTGCTCGACGGTCAGGAAGTCAGCCTGCGCAGCGATACGCTGGTAATTGCCGACCACACTCGCGCGTTGGCGATTGCCGGCGTGATGGGCGGTGAGCACAGCGGTGTCTCCGCGACCACTCGCGACGTATTCCTTGAATCAGCGTTCTTCGACCAGATCGCGGTGGCAGGCAAGGCCCGTTCCTACGGCCTGCACACCGATGCTTCGCACCGCTACGAGCGTGGCGTGGACTGGCAACTGGCCCGTGAAGCCATGGAGCGCGCTACCGGCCTGCTGCTGGAGATCACTGGCGGCGAAGCCGGTCCGATCATCGAGACCGTCAGCGAACAGCACCTGCCGTCAATCGCTCCGATCACTCTGCGTGCCCAGCGCATCACTCAGATGCTTGGCATGGAGATGGACTCGGCTCAGGTCGAGCGTCTGCTCGGCGGCCTGGGTCTTGGCATTGCAGCCGATGGTGAAGGCCAGTGGCGCGTAGAAGTGCCGAGCCATCGCTTCGATATCAGCCTGGAAGTCGATCTGATCGAAGAACTGGCCCGTCTGTATGGCTATAACCGTCTGCCGGTTCGTTACCCGCAAGCACGCCTGGCGCCACAAGCCAAGGCTGAGGCGCGTAGCGATCTGCCAGAACTGCGCCGCCTGCTGGTTGCGCGTGGTTATCAGGAAGCGATCACATACAGCTTCATCGATCCGAAACAGTTCGAACTGTTCAATCCGGGCGTCGAGCCGCTGTTGCTGGCCAATCCGATCTCCAACGACATGGCGGCGATGCGTTCGTCGCTGTGGCCGGGTCTGGTCAAAGCGTTGCAGCACAACCTGAACCGTCAGCAGGATCGCGTACGTCTGTTCGAAAGCGGTCTGCGTTTTGTCGGTCAACTGGAAGGCCTGAAGCAAGAGCCAATGCTGTCCGGTGTGGTCTGCGGCAGCCGTCTGCCGGAAGGCTGGGCGCAAGGCCGCGATACCGTCGATTTCTTCGACGTCAAAGCCGACGTGGAAGCGGTGCTGGGCTTTGCCGGTGCGCTGGATTCGTTCACGTTCGCACCGGGCAAACACCCGGCGCTGCACCCGGGTCAAACCGCGCGTATCGAGCGCGAAGGGCGTGAAGTGGGCTTCATCGGCGCGATTCACCCTGAATTGTCGAAAGCCTTGGGCCTGGATCGTCCGGTCTTCGTTTTCGAGCTGGTTCTGGCTGAAGTGGCGCTCGGTAAAATGCCGAAATTCCACGAGTTGTCGCGCTTTCCTGAAGTGCGTCGTGACCTTGCACTGATTGCGCACAAAGACGTCGCATCCGCGGCCGTACTGGACGTAATCCGTGAAAATGCAGGCGAATGGCTCACAGATCTCAGGCTGTTTGACGTGTATCAGGGTAAAGGCATTGATCCTGATAGAAAAAGCCTTGCAGTTGGCTTGACCTGGCAGCATCCATCGCGCACTCTTAATGACGATGAGGTGAATTCGACGACGCAAAATATCCTCACCTCGCTCGAACAAAGGTTGAACGCCACGTTAAGGAAGTGA